The sequence GTGCAGATAATCGCAGAAACCAGGGGGACAGGCATAAAGTCAAACAAGTAATTGTTAGTTAGCAGCCAATTGTAAGTTGTTGCCGGATGTCAGGAGTTGGTTGTTACGAATGGCCCTCAGGCAAAAGATAATCGTCTGCCTAGATGAACCCTTAGCGATTAACCCCATATAATGACGACTGACAAATTACCCTGATAAAATCAATCCCTAGTTTATCTTTGATGAACACAGAAGCTACATTGCCAAGGCGAGTCACCCTAGTTACTGGCCCAGCCCGATCTGGCAAAAGTGAGTGGGCCGAAACTCTAGCGGCACAAACCGGCACATCCGTAATTTATTTGGCCACAGCGCAGCGTGACCCCAGTGATGTGGAGTGGCAGACTCGCATTGAACAGCACCAATGCCGCCGTCCTGCCGGCTGGAGGACTTTAGAAGTGCCGATGGAGTTGCCGGCAACGATTCGCTCATTCTCCCAAACCGACACTTGTCTGCTGGTTGATTCCCTGGGAACTTGGGTGGCAAACCTTTTGGATCAAGATGTTGCCGGTTGGGAGAAAACGTTACAAGATTTGCTGACCAGTTTAGATGATGTTGCCGGTGAAGTGATTTTTGTTGCAGAGGAAACGGGTTGGGGTGTGGTGCCGGCATACCCCCTCGGTCGCACCTTTCGTGATCGGCTTGGCCAGTTAGTTCGCCGATTGGGTGCAATTGCTAATCCTGTTT is a genomic window of Microcoleus sp. FACHB-672 containing:
- the cobU gene encoding bifunctional adenosylcobinamide kinase/adenosylcobinamide-phosphate guanylyltransferase — protein: MNTEATLPRRVTLVTGPARSGKSEWAETLAAQTGTSVIYLATAQRDPSDVEWQTRIEQHQCRRPAGWRTLEVPMELPATIRSFSQTDTCLLVDSLGTWVANLLDQDVAGWEKTLQDLLTSLDDVAGEVIFVAEETGWGVVPAYPLGRTFRDRLGQLVRRLGAIANPVYLVTGGHVLNLCVLGSPLPVSKNLPPQY